A single genomic interval of Aegicerativicinus sediminis harbors:
- a CDS encoding 4-hydroxyproline epimerase, whose protein sequence is MIKQTFDCIDAHTCGNPVRLVKNGGPKLIGTTMSEKRQHFLREYDWIRKGLMFEPRGHDMMSGSILYPPHDPNNDFAILFIETSGCLPMCGHGTIGTVTIAIEEGIITPKIPGKIRMEAPAGLVEIEYNQVNNKVEWVKLTNVKSYLAASELTVDCPGLGELVFDVGYGGNFYAIVDPQKNFPGLEHFSASQIINFSQVVRQEINLKYPDYFVHPENDTIRDVTHMLWTGAVIDPTSSGRNAVFYGDKAIDRSPCGTGTSARMAQLHAKGKLKVGEDFIHESFIGSKFVGRIEKEMSVGDKLGIVPSIQGWARIYGHNIITIDEEDPYAFGFQVI, encoded by the coding sequence ATGATAAAACAAACTTTTGACTGTATTGATGCCCATACCTGCGGTAATCCCGTCAGGTTGGTAAAAAATGGTGGTCCCAAATTAATTGGAACCACTATGAGCGAAAAACGTCAGCATTTTTTAAGGGAATACGATTGGATTCGGAAGGGTTTGATGTTTGAACCACGAGGGCACGATATGATGAGCGGTAGCATTTTATATCCACCTCATGATCCCAATAACGATTTTGCCATTTTATTTATAGAAACCAGTGGTTGTTTACCTATGTGTGGACATGGCACTATTGGTACGGTTACTATTGCCATTGAGGAAGGAATCATAACGCCAAAAATTCCAGGAAAAATTAGAATGGAGGCCCCTGCCGGTTTGGTAGAAATTGAATATAACCAAGTAAATAATAAGGTGGAATGGGTAAAATTGACGAATGTTAAAAGTTATTTAGCTGCCTCTGAACTTACGGTGGATTGCCCAGGACTTGGAGAATTGGTTTTTGATGTTGGTTATGGCGGAAATTTTTATGCAATAGTTGATCCTCAAAAGAATTTTCCAGGACTGGAACATTTCTCAGCTTCACAAATTATCAACTTTAGTCAGGTTGTAAGGCAAGAAATAAATTTAAAATATCCTGATTATTTTGTGCACCCTGAGAATGATACAATTCGGGATGTCACTCATATGCTTTGGACAGGAGCGGTAATCGACCCAACTTCCTCTGGAAGAAATGCTGTATTCTACGGTGACAAAGCTATTGACAGATCACCATGTGGAACAGGTACTTCTGCACGAATGGCACAACTACATGCAAAGGGTAAATTGAAAGTTGGAGAAGATTTTATTCACGAAAGTTTTATAGGATCAAAATTTGTTGGAAGGATTGAAAAGGAGATGAGTGTTGGGGATAAGTTGGGTATAGTGCCAAGTATACAAGGATGGGCACGAATATATGGACACAACATCATAACAATTGATGAGGAAGATCCTTACGCCTTTGGTTTTCAAGTAATTTAA
- a CDS encoding S9 family peptidase, with translation MKFFLLSLFLVINLGGVVKAQNDSVPLETYQRAMKFTPQNLINKKVYNLRTDVTWYKDGKKFWFIDYSQNGPTYFSFDLKSKKKSPLFNHDKLRSALESEVGTRLTLDSLRFQNIEVKDSSIHFQFKENKYEWSLKNEKLAKKDSARNNNNGNRFESISPNKQWKVYRKDHNLFLEHTQTSEKTALSEDGEEGYDYASWYGWFDEMMGEGGARPERFSVSWSSNSNYLFTQICDVRKADKMYLLNYAIDSLYRPSVQSYYRGSPGDSTLVLVTPVIYNIQTKSRLSLDLPINTHINAVGLQFLEGKDYALASWKERGFKKVVLKGIDLKTQEMVSLWEETSNTSIDNFEFRYLEKQDKIVVLSEKSGWKQLYLLDISSSKVTPLTQGNFVVNEISYINSENGEVYYLASGTDTNMNPYYQRLYKVNLEGENQLLTPEQVHHQIQFSFEGDYFVDTISAVDVPSKTVLRNAETGKIVAQLTTANTFWAEELGWKRPETFSLIGKDGKTTIYGSFILPTNFDPNKKYPVLDATYTGPHTQVFPKSFNLAFNNQYFAELGFIVVSIDGLGTAGRSKAFREHSYQNMGDNLRDHVLAITELANRYKFIDAERVGIFGHSAGGYDSGHGILAFPDFYKVAVASSGDHDFRMEKAWWPEMYMGWPITEKYEEVSNITLAKNLKGKLLLVHGGLDHNVNPSATYKLAEALVKENKDFDMLILPSQRHGYVGEARNVFLKRRLNYFVEHLLHKTPRWDYDFE, from the coding sequence ATGAAATTCTTTTTATTGAGTCTTTTTTTAGTAATTAACCTTGGGGGGGTTGTGAAAGCACAAAATGATTCAGTGCCGTTGGAAACTTACCAAAGGGCAATGAAGTTCACTCCCCAGAATTTGATTAATAAAAAGGTTTACAATCTCCGCACAGATGTTACTTGGTACAAGGATGGCAAAAAATTTTGGTTTATTGATTATTCTCAAAATGGACCAACCTATTTTTCTTTCGATTTAAAATCTAAAAAAAAATCTCCCTTATTCAATCATGACAAGCTACGGTCTGCTTTAGAATCTGAAGTTGGTACTCGGCTAACCTTGGATAGTCTAAGATTTCAAAACATTGAAGTTAAAGACTCCTCCATTCATTTTCAATTCAAAGAGAATAAGTATGAATGGTCACTTAAAAACGAAAAGTTGGCGAAAAAAGATTCTGCTAGAAACAACAATAATGGTAACCGATTTGAAAGCATTTCCCCGAACAAACAATGGAAAGTTTACAGAAAAGATCACAATCTGTTTTTGGAACATACTCAAACATCTGAAAAAACCGCCTTATCTGAGGACGGTGAGGAGGGTTATGACTATGCGAGTTGGTATGGTTGGTTCGATGAAATGATGGGTGAAGGAGGGGCAAGGCCTGAACGATTCTCAGTTTCTTGGTCTTCAAATTCTAACTATTTATTTACCCAGATATGTGATGTGCGGAAGGCAGATAAAATGTATTTGTTGAATTATGCGATTGATAGTTTGTATCGTCCATCCGTACAATCTTATTACCGTGGTTCTCCCGGAGATTCTACTTTGGTTTTGGTAACACCTGTTATTTATAATATTCAGACTAAAAGCAGGCTTTCTTTAGACCTACCTATCAATACTCATATAAATGCCGTGGGTTTACAGTTCTTGGAAGGTAAAGACTATGCTTTGGCTTCATGGAAGGAGCGTGGATTTAAAAAAGTCGTATTAAAGGGAATCGACTTAAAAACCCAAGAAATGGTAAGCCTATGGGAAGAAACCTCAAATACAAGTATTGACAATTTTGAATTCAGGTATTTAGAAAAGCAAGACAAAATAGTTGTTCTTTCAGAAAAGTCTGGTTGGAAGCAGTTGTATCTGTTAGATATTTCTAGCTCAAAAGTAACTCCACTTACACAAGGTAACTTTGTAGTTAATGAGATTTCTTATATCAATTCTGAAAATGGGGAAGTATATTATTTGGCCTCTGGTACAGATACAAATATGAACCCTTACTACCAGCGATTGTATAAGGTAAATTTAGAAGGTGAAAATCAATTATTAACTCCGGAACAAGTTCATCACCAGATTCAATTTTCATTTGAAGGAGATTATTTTGTGGATACGATTTCTGCAGTTGATGTGCCCTCCAAAACCGTCTTGAGAAATGCCGAGACTGGTAAAATTGTTGCCCAATTAACTACAGCCAATACATTTTGGGCGGAGGAACTAGGTTGGAAGCGACCGGAAACTTTTTCATTAATTGGTAAGGATGGAAAAACCACCATTTACGGTTCGTTTATTCTCCCTACCAATTTCGATCCTAATAAAAAATACCCTGTTTTAGATGCGACTTACACTGGTCCACATACACAGGTATTTCCTAAATCATTCAATTTGGCATTTAACAATCAATATTTTGCAGAATTAGGTTTTATAGTCGTTTCAATTGATGGATTGGGTACAGCGGGAAGGTCTAAGGCTTTTAGGGAACATTCTTATCAAAATATGGGAGATAACCTGAGAGATCATGTTTTAGCTATAACTGAACTGGCTAATCGTTATAAATTTATTGATGCCGAAAGGGTCGGAATATTTGGTCATTCCGCAGGGGGTTACGATTCTGGACATGGCATTTTGGCCTTTCCAGATTTTTATAAAGTTGCAGTTGCTAGTTCCGGAGATCACGACTTTCGTATGGAGAAGGCATGGTGGCCAGAGATGTATATGGGTTGGCCAATAACTGAGAAGTATGAGGAAGTTTCCAATATAACTTTGGCCAAGAATTTAAAAGGAAAACTACTGTTGGTTCACGGTGGCTTAGATCATAATGTTAACCCTTCTGCAACCTATAAGTTAGCTGAAGCCCTTGTTAAGGAAAATAAAGATTTTGATATGTTGATTTTGCCTAGCCAGAGACATGGTTATGTTGGTGAAGCAAGAAATGTATTCTTAAAACGTCGCTTAAATTATTTTGTTGAACATTTATTGCATAAGACCCCACGTTGGGACTATGATTTTGAGTAA
- a CDS encoding NAD(P)/FAD-dependent oxidoreductase, whose translation MNRKCVIIGGGIVGLCTAYYLIKEGHEVIVVDKGTDAEGASYVNAGYITPSHVIPLSSPGIITKGLKWMFNSRSPFYVKPRLESNFLSWSWAFKKSATEAKVKKAIPVIKEINFLSRDLYESMRAGGDFDFNYHRNGIFMCYKTEEAEKHETYAADLAIKEGMDVRHCTLEEMKKMQPGVDYNLKGSFFYDCDGHMTPDDFMQQITTYLEKSGVTILRGKEVVDFNQSGNKVTKVELLGEVIDCDEVVICSGVWTSGLVNKLGSKMLMEAGKGYSFNTYTSTNMTIPCILVDSKCAVTPMNGFTRFAGTMELSGINKIIRKERVDAIADAANSYFNHLKITEEEKSKARSGLRPCTPDGLPYIGRLGNWKNVTVAAGHAMMGWSLAPATGKFVSEIISEQPLSMDISPFSPERRFV comes from the coding sequence ATGAATAGAAAATGCGTTATTATTGGCGGTGGAATAGTAGGTTTATGTACGGCCTATTATCTAATAAAAGAAGGTCATGAGGTAATTGTTGTTGATAAGGGAACGGACGCCGAAGGAGCTTCTTACGTAAACGCGGGCTACATAACCCCAAGTCATGTTATACCCTTAAGTTCACCCGGAATAATTACTAAAGGTTTAAAATGGATGTTTAACAGTAGAAGTCCATTCTATGTGAAACCACGTCTGGAAAGTAATTTTTTAAGTTGGTCATGGGCTTTCAAGAAATCTGCAACAGAGGCTAAGGTAAAGAAAGCCATTCCTGTAATAAAGGAAATTAATTTTTTAAGCAGGGATCTATATGAATCTATGAGAGCTGGTGGAGATTTCGATTTTAATTATCATCGAAACGGAATCTTTATGTGCTATAAAACTGAAGAGGCAGAAAAACATGAAACGTATGCAGCAGATTTGGCTATTAAAGAAGGTATGGATGTTAGACACTGTACCTTGGAGGAAATGAAAAAAATGCAACCCGGTGTAGATTATAATCTAAAGGGCTCATTTTTCTACGACTGCGATGGGCATATGACTCCCGATGATTTTATGCAACAAATTACTACTTACCTTGAAAAATCTGGAGTTACCATTTTAAGGGGTAAAGAAGTTGTAGATTTTAATCAAAGCGGAAATAAAGTAACTAAGGTTGAATTACTAGGTGAGGTTATAGATTGTGATGAGGTTGTTATTTGTTCTGGTGTTTGGACATCAGGGTTAGTAAATAAATTAGGAAGTAAAATGCTTATGGAAGCAGGAAAGGGTTACAGTTTTAATACCTACACTTCTACCAACATGACAATTCCTTGTATTTTGGTTGATTCCAAATGCGCGGTTACACCGATGAATGGTTTTACTCGATTTGCTGGGACTATGGAACTTTCGGGCATTAATAAAATTATTCGCAAGGAAAGGGTAGATGCAATTGCCGATGCTGCCAATTCATATTTTAATCATTTAAAAATTACTGAGGAAGAAAAATCTAAAGCCCGCAGTGGGTTGCGTCCTTGTACTCCAGATGGACTTCCCTATATCGGTCGGCTTGGAAATTGGAAGAATGTAACCGTAGCAGCAGGTCATGCTATGATGGGATGGAGCCTTGCGCCTGCGACGGGAAAATTTGTTTCAGAAATTATTTCAGAGCAGCCATTATCGATGGACATTAGTCCTTTTTCGCCCGAGAGAAGATTCGTTTAA
- a CDS encoding AraC family transcriptional regulator, whose protein sequence is MKPILFKIPKSSKASILIQVDEERHFYDKLHYHPEFQITLVEKGDGLFFGGVGMGKFAPGDIFFVGQSTPHLLKSSKRYYQENSSGVKSISVFFNYNSFGDSFFELPEMRQLKKLLEITSRVIKVSEGEQLRVGRLIQRMLDLKEHDRIIGLMEILRDIANSEVSYINSDVVTYQLKEQGIKRLDSVLNYTFTHYSETINIDQIADLANLSRSQFSRYFKERTGKSYMAFLNEVRIENACSMLLDSQSTIEAISYDVGFQNLSNFNRQFKKIKNLTPSAFRNINQL, encoded by the coding sequence TTGAAACCAATTCTATTCAAAATACCAAAATCAAGCAAAGCATCTATCCTTATTCAAGTTGATGAGGAGCGGCATTTTTATGATAAGTTACATTATCATCCAGAATTTCAGATAACCTTGGTTGAAAAGGGTGATGGATTGTTTTTTGGGGGAGTGGGAATGGGAAAGTTTGCCCCTGGGGACATATTTTTTGTTGGCCAGAGTACGCCACATTTACTAAAGTCTTCTAAACGTTATTACCAAGAAAACTCAAGCGGTGTAAAATCTATTTCTGTTTTTTTTAATTATAATTCATTTGGAGACTCGTTTTTTGAATTGCCAGAAATGCGGCAATTGAAAAAGCTTTTGGAGATTACATCCAGAGTTATAAAAGTCTCCGAAGGAGAACAGCTTAGAGTCGGCCGTTTAATCCAACGAATGTTAGATTTGAAGGAACACGACAGAATTATTGGCTTGATGGAAATTCTGAGGGACATCGCAAATTCAGAAGTTAGTTATATAAATTCTGATGTTGTGACCTATCAATTGAAGGAACAAGGTATTAAAAGGCTAGATTCGGTTTTGAATTACACGTTTACACATTATAGCGAAACCATCAACATTGATCAAATTGCAGATTTAGCAAATTTAAGTCGCTCTCAGTTCAGTAGGTATTTTAAGGAACGCACGGGTAAAAGTTATATGGCTTTTTTAAATGAGGTCCGTATTGAAAATGCATGTTCTATGCTGTTGGATTCCCAATCGACCATCGAAGCAATTAGTTATGATGTAGGCTTTCAAAATCTATCTAATTTTAATAGGCAGTTTAAAAAGATAAAAAACCTTACGCCTTCTGCCTTTAGAAATATCAATCAGCTTTAA
- a CDS encoding alpha/beta hydrolase-fold protein produces MKLLPVLFSFLVFTSSLIIAQEDVVIGKRFKIKSEVLNEERTYTVHLPNRFNSFDTAYPVIYLLDGRTHFLHTSGITDFLAGGSRMPAAIVVAIENTNRTRDLTPEQTIIDNDESNVIQGSGGADNFLKFIETELMPEINKTYSPAPYNILIGHSFGGLFATYAFLNKPKLFQAYIALSPSLWFNDQNLSKNMKPFFDKYNKERIRYYMTIGNEGGTMLGGVYKLIGEFEDHSEKHPETNIKYKFEPMFTETHGTIPHRGTYNGLEFIFQDYKYDEPKSPEDFDRFGGRKGFVDYLVKHSQDISELYGFEISSEPIVNEWGYQFLSAPMDGFKEVGIYAFETNVKNYPNSANVYDSLADGYARLGKIEKAKENYKKAIELAKKSDHPVLEASTTKLEALERESSGN; encoded by the coding sequence ATGAAATTGTTACCAGTCCTTTTTTCTTTTTTAGTATTCACTTCATCACTTATTATTGCACAAGAAGATGTGGTTATCGGCAAACGTTTTAAGATAAAATCGGAAGTTCTCAATGAAGAGCGAACCTACACGGTTCATCTTCCAAACCGATTTAATTCTTTCGATACCGCCTACCCAGTGATTTATTTATTAGATGGACGGACTCATTTTTTACATACATCTGGTATTACTGATTTTTTAGCTGGAGGTAGTCGAATGCCAGCAGCAATAGTGGTAGCTATTGAAAACACCAATAGGACGCGAGATTTAACTCCTGAACAAACCATAATAGACAATGATGAATCTAACGTAATTCAGGGATCAGGCGGGGCTGATAATTTTTTAAAGTTTATTGAAACAGAATTAATGCCGGAAATAAATAAAACCTATAGCCCGGCTCCTTACAACATTTTAATAGGCCATTCATTTGGCGGTCTGTTTGCGACCTATGCATTCCTTAATAAGCCAAAACTGTTTCAAGCGTATATTGCTTTAAGCCCAAGTCTTTGGTTCAATGATCAAAATCTATCAAAAAATATGAAGCCATTTTTTGATAAATATAATAAGGAACGAATTCGTTATTATATGACAATCGGCAATGAAGGCGGCACCATGCTAGGAGGAGTTTATAAGCTTATAGGCGAATTTGAAGACCATTCCGAAAAACATCCCGAAACCAACATCAAATACAAATTTGAGCCCATGTTTACCGAAACTCATGGTACAATTCCGCACAGGGGCACCTATAATGGACTAGAATTTATTTTTCAAGATTACAAATATGACGAACCTAAATCACCAGAGGACTTTGATCGTTTCGGTGGACGAAAAGGATTTGTGGACTATTTAGTAAAACATTCGCAAGATATTTCCGAATTATACGGTTTTGAAATCTCCTCAGAACCTATTGTAAATGAATGGGGTTATCAATTTTTAAGTGCCCCAATGGATGGATTTAAAGAGGTTGGCATATATGCTTTTGAAACCAATGTGAAAAATTATCCCAATTCAGCCAATGTTTATGACAGCCTTGCCGATGGCTATGCAAGACTTGGGAAAATAGAAAAAGCCAAAGAAAATTATAAAAAGGCTATAGAGCTAGCTAAAAAATCCGACCATCCTGTATTGGAAGCCTCCACTACAAAGCTAGAGGCTTTGGAAAGAGAATCCTCCGGCAATTGA
- a CDS encoding amidohydrolase family protein encodes MKHLFKLTVIFILPFVSFSQDKKEDKWDVSKPVEPFSEVTISTEEGTWMSVDVSPDGQTLVFDMLGDIFTMPISGGKAKLLRGGHAWEIQPRFSPDGKQISFTSDAGGGDNIWIMNTNGSDAKQVTKEDFRLLNNAVWTPDGNYLIARKHFTSTRSLGAGEIWMYHTSGGGGIQLVKKKNDQQDIGEPWVSPDGKYVFYSEDMYPGGFFQYNKDPNSQIYAIKRYNMETGETKTIASGPGGAIRPQVSPDGKTLAFVRRVRTKSVLYLMDLETGVTKPVFDGLSKDQQEAWAIFGVYPGFNWMPDNKHIVIWAEGKLKKINTEDGTSMTIPFQIESKQSITEALKFKQNPAPETFESHVIRTAKLSPDEKILVFNAAGYLYTKSMPNGKPKRLTTGTDFEFEPSFSPDGKSIAYVTWNDENKGALMTIPSSGGVPTKLSSEKGIFRTPAYSPNGKSIVFRKDGGSGTFGFAYAMEPGIYLYDLNTKKEEKVTDGGEYPRFNPKGDRIYYQNGGYLFGSLDKSLNSVDLKGEDKRTNFHSKYANQYAISPDGNWLAFGELHNIYLMPFKEFGQTFELSKDSKSLPVKKISEDAGINLQWNNKSNILHYTLGSKHYSIDLKDVFDFVEGAPEEMPKEIKRKVTDIGLTLTTDQPNGVIALTGAKIITMKGEEVIENGVVVVEKNRIKSIGKAGEVNIPSNAKTIDVSGKVIMPGIIDTHAHLDAFGDGISPQKEWSYYANLAFGITTTHDPSANTEYALSQSEMVKTGRMVGPRIFSTGTILYGADGDFKAVINNYKDAESAIKRTKAYGAFSVKSYNQPRREQRQQVIKASRENEIMVYPEGGSTFFHNMTMILDGHTSVEHNIPVAPLYDDVLQLWGASKTANTPTLIVNYGGLNGEYYWYQHSNVWENEKLLKYTPRRIIDSRSRHRTMAPEEEYENGHILVAKSCKALLDKGVHICVGGHGQLQGLGVHWEMWMLGQGGFSNYEMLRSATIYGAEYIGMGDDLGSLEPGKLADLLVLDKDPLVDIQNSQFVSHTMVNGRLFDTSTMNEVGNRTKERTNFFWEQDGYNDDFGWHEETQSFTRPKCICGH; translated from the coding sequence ATGAAACATCTTTTCAAATTAACGGTAATTTTTATTCTCCCATTTGTAAGCTTTTCCCAAGATAAAAAAGAAGACAAGTGGGATGTTAGTAAACCTGTAGAACCATTTTCAGAAGTTACCATTTCCACAGAAGAAGGTACCTGGATGAGTGTAGACGTAAGCCCTGATGGACAAACCTTGGTCTTTGATATGCTCGGAGACATTTTTACCATGCCTATAAGTGGAGGTAAAGCCAAATTATTAAGGGGAGGGCATGCCTGGGAAATTCAACCTCGCTTTAGTCCAGATGGTAAACAAATTTCTTTCACAAGCGATGCAGGTGGAGGCGACAATATTTGGATTATGAATACCAATGGTTCTGACGCCAAACAAGTGACCAAAGAAGATTTTCGCTTGTTGAATAATGCAGTTTGGACCCCTGATGGAAATTATTTAATTGCGAGAAAGCATTTTACTTCTACCCGTTCTCTTGGAGCTGGCGAAATTTGGATGTATCATACTTCTGGAGGTGGAGGTATTCAATTGGTAAAAAAGAAAAATGACCAACAAGATATTGGCGAACCATGGGTAAGTCCTGATGGCAAGTATGTCTTTTACAGTGAAGATATGTATCCGGGAGGCTTTTTCCAATATAACAAGGACCCTAATAGCCAGATTTATGCTATTAAGCGATACAATATGGAAACGGGTGAAACCAAAACAATCGCTAGTGGACCCGGTGGAGCCATTCGTCCCCAGGTGTCACCTGATGGAAAAACTTTGGCGTTTGTAAGAAGAGTTCGCACCAAATCCGTGTTATACCTAATGGATTTGGAAACTGGAGTAACTAAACCTGTATTTGATGGTTTATCAAAGGACCAACAAGAAGCTTGGGCAATTTTCGGTGTATATCCAGGGTTCAATTGGATGCCAGACAATAAGCATATTGTTATATGGGCAGAAGGTAAATTGAAGAAAATTAATACTGAAGATGGTACGTCGATGACCATTCCTTTTCAGATTGAAAGCAAACAAAGTATAACAGAGGCATTAAAATTTAAGCAAAATCCTGCCCCCGAGACCTTTGAGTCACACGTAATTCGAACTGCGAAATTGTCTCCTGACGAAAAAATCTTAGTCTTCAATGCTGCGGGTTACCTGTATACTAAATCTATGCCTAATGGAAAACCTAAGCGCCTAACAACAGGAACTGATTTTGAGTTCGAGCCTTCTTTTTCTCCTGATGGTAAATCAATTGCATATGTCACATGGAATGATGAAAACAAGGGAGCCTTAATGACGATTCCCTCTTCAGGTGGAGTCCCAACTAAACTAAGCTCGGAAAAAGGCATTTTTAGAACTCCGGCTTATTCCCCAAATGGAAAATCGATTGTTTTCAGAAAAGATGGGGGTAGTGGTACCTTTGGATTTGCTTATGCCATGGAACCTGGGATTTATTTATACGATTTAAACACCAAGAAAGAAGAAAAAGTTACTGATGGTGGCGAATATCCAAGATTTAACCCAAAAGGTGACCGCATTTACTATCAAAATGGTGGATATTTATTCGGTAGTTTAGATAAGAGTTTGAACAGTGTTGATTTAAAGGGTGAAGATAAGCGAACTAATTTTCATTCTAAATATGCTAATCAATATGCTATTAGTCCTGATGGTAATTGGCTTGCGTTTGGGGAGCTTCATAATATTTATTTGATGCCGTTTAAGGAATTTGGGCAAACTTTTGAACTTTCAAAGGATTCTAAATCTCTTCCGGTAAAGAAGATTTCTGAAGATGCGGGAATAAATCTACAATGGAATAATAAAAGCAACATTCTACATTATACATTAGGGTCTAAACATTATAGTATCGATTTAAAGGATGTCTTTGATTTTGTTGAGGGTGCACCAGAGGAAATGCCAAAAGAAATAAAGCGCAAAGTAACGGATATTGGACTTACTCTAACTACAGACCAGCCAAATGGTGTCATCGCCTTAACGGGTGCCAAAATAATTACCATGAAAGGTGAAGAGGTAATTGAAAACGGTGTGGTCGTAGTCGAAAAAAATCGAATTAAAAGTATAGGTAAGGCAGGTGAAGTGAATATTCCTTCCAACGCGAAAACCATTGATGTTAGTGGTAAGGTAATAATGCCGGGTATTATTGACACGCATGCACATTTAGATGCCTTTGGGGATGGGATCAGTCCTCAGAAAGAATGGTCATACTATGCTAATCTCGCCTTTGGAATTACCACCACCCACGATCCTTCGGCAAATACCGAATATGCCTTATCACAATCTGAAATGGTTAAAACAGGTCGTATGGTAGGTCCTAGAATTTTTAGTACTGGTACCATCTTGTATGGTGCCGATGGAGATTTTAAAGCAGTAATCAACAATTATAAAGATGCTGAATCTGCCATAAAGCGAACAAAGGCTTACGGCGCTTTTAGTGTAAAAAGTTATAACCAACCAAGAAGGGAGCAGCGCCAACAGGTTATTAAGGCATCTCGAGAAAATGAAATAATGGTCTATCCAGAAGGTGGTTCAACTTTTTTCCATAACATGACAATGATTTTGGATGGACATACAAGTGTAGAACATAACATTCCCGTCGCCCCTTTATATGATGATGTTTTGCAACTATGGGGTGCTAGTAAAACTGCAAATACACCAACCTTGATTGTTAATTACGGGGGTTTAAACGGTGAATATTATTGGTACCAGCATAGCAACGTATGGGAAAATGAAAAATTGCTGAAATATACTCCGCGTAGGATTATCGATAGCCGTTCGCGTCATAGAACTATGGCGCCAGAGGAAGAATATGAAAATGGACATATTTTGGTAGCTAAATCATGCAAGGCTTTGTTAGACAAAGGAGTTCATATATGTGTGGGTGGCCATGGTCAGTTGCAAGGATTAGGTGTGCATTGGGAAATGTGGATGTTGGGCCAAGGTGGCTTTTCAAATTATGAAATGTTACGATCTGCTACCATTTATGGAGCAGAGTATATCGGAATGGGGGATGACTTAGGGTCATTAGAACCAGGTAAATTAGCGGATCTATTAGTTTTGGATAAGGATCCTTTGGTCGATATTCAAAATTCTCAATTCGTTTCCCATACAATGGTTAATGGAAGATTATTTGACACATCTACAATGAATGAAGTTGGAAATAGAACTAAAGAAAGAACCAACTTCTTTTGGGAGCAAGATGGTTATAATGACGATTTTGGGTGGCACGAGGAGACACAATCTTTTACCCGACCTAAGTGTATCTGTGGTCATTAA
- a CDS encoding ligase-associated DNA damage response exonuclease, which produces MSWVKFTKKGIYCVPGKFYLDPWLPVKHAVISHGHADHARWGMRHYLCQDATKPILLHRIGADISVESMPYGAQRTINGVAVSFHPAGHLIGSSQIRLEYKGEVWVFSGDYKVKDDFLSTPFEAVKCHTFITESTFGLPIYKWLEENELQQQLHNWVTLNKENNRTSVFLGYSLGKAQRLMKLLNGLDQMYVHSAIDNINNAIDSAGISLPPTQRLESDFNKKDLEGKIVILPPALLGSKMLKRLPNAATAICSGWMQVRGNRRWQSVDAGFAVSDHADWDGLLNAVKSTEAEKVYVTHGSKATFSKYLNEIGIEAEEIVTEFGEEDDTAKDETNQSSI; this is translated from the coding sequence ATGTCTTGGGTAAAATTCACTAAAAAAGGTATTTATTGTGTTCCTGGAAAATTCTATCTAGATCCTTGGTTGCCCGTAAAACATGCTGTTATATCACATGGTCATGCGGACCATGCCCGCTGGGGAATGCGGCATTATTTATGTCAAGATGCTACTAAACCGATTTTACTACACCGGATTGGGGCGGATATTTCGGTCGAAAGTATGCCCTATGGTGCGCAGAGAACAATCAATGGTGTGGCAGTAAGTTTTCATCCTGCCGGACATCTAATAGGGTCTTCGCAAATTAGACTAGAATACAAGGGAGAGGTTTGGGTATTTTCTGGAGATTATAAGGTGAAGGACGATTTTCTATCCACACCATTTGAAGCTGTTAAGTGTCATACGTTTATTACCGAAAGCACATTTGGCTTGCCAATCTATAAATGGTTAGAAGAAAATGAGTTGCAACAACAACTCCATAATTGGGTGACATTAAACAAAGAAAATAATCGCACTTCTGTTTTTTTAGGTTATTCACTAGGTAAGGCGCAGCGTCTTATGAAATTGCTAAATGGCTTAGATCAAATGTATGTGCATTCTGCAATAGATAATATCAACAATGCTATTGATTCCGCAGGAATTTCTTTGCCTCCTACCCAACGTTTGGAATCCGATTTTAATAAAAAAGATTTGGAAGGAAAGATAGTAATTCTTCCTCCAGCTCTTCTCGGCTCTAAAATGTTGAAACGTTTACCAAATGCGGCAACTGCTATCTGTAGTGGTTGGATGCAGGTGAGAGGTAACCGTCGTTGGCAAAGTGTCGATGCTGGATTTGCAGTAAGTGATCATGCTGATTGGGATGGCCTTTTAAATGCCGTGAAATCAACTGAAGCTGAAAAAGTTTATGTGACGCATGGGTCAAAGGCTACTTTTTCGAAATATCTAAATGAAATTGGCATTGAAGCTGAAGAAATAGTGACGGAATTTGGTGAGGAGGATGACACTGCCAAAGACGAAACAAATCAGTCCAGCATATGA